The nucleotide window CATCACTGTGTTAGACTTCCAAATCTTAATTTACTATGATTCTATATATAGCATGTGTGCTGTTGGGTTCTGTCAATCAACATCACGgcacaaaattaaaaaccaatgCCAAACTCATGAACAAGATGAAGCCATATTGTTTAGCTGACACCAGGTTGAATCATTGGGAAAAAGGACCAATCCTTGGATGCCTCTCTCTCCTTCCCTGCAACTTTCTCATTAGCCCACCAGTCAGCAACTATATTGGGAGCAAGAGAATCTCCTCCATCTGCattatcaaaattgaattctTTAGCGGAAGAAAGAGTTAAGGACTGATCCTTCTCATGAACTGTTGTTGCCTTATCTCCACCCAAAGTGGTTTCCAGTGGTTGATCATTGTGAGCTTCAGAAACTACTTGTTTGTCATCAAGCGCACTTTCttctgatttttcttctttgtctgTTGTTGGagcatcatttttcaattttggcaGGACATTAGTCCACGCTGATGCTGCTGGCTTGTTTTCCAGAGATTTCAACACTTTTTGAGCGGATAATTCAAATGAAACTCTATGATTTATACTAATCTCATTGAGGCGATTATTGCTAGGATGTGGGGACATTTTGATCTCAGAAACCCAATGATTTGATAGAAAACCAGATTGAGTTGTGGACCTTGCAGCATCTGGGGTCAGAGACCCGGAACCATGATTTGACTTCTGGTTTTCACAAGAAGACAGTTTATTATCTAAGTTGAGAAGCTTGGGAGGGTCTGCTCTTTGGAAATCAAGGATATGGGCGAAAGTGGCATTAAATTCAGAGTCAGGGAGTGGCGATGAGGTGCCGGAAACTGAGATGGCAGATCTTGGTGATATGAGTTGACCAACAGGGCTTCCAGGATGAAACTGATAGGATTGGAAGTCATAGTGAGATATTTGGAACCTCTGAAAGGTTTCACTGTTCTTATTGTTGGGGTCAAGTAGCTGAGCAAATGGAACCTCGGGCGAGGAAGGTGTAGTCATGTGGACGGATTCAGGAGGTGGAGTGAAAGGAGCAGTGGATGATGCCGAGAAAACAGGTGGTGAGACTAATTGGGTTTCATGGGCATAAGGTCCAATGGCAAAGATTGAGGCGGGGCCACCAGGAGAGTAGATGCTGGCAGACACACAAGTGTGAGATACTTTCCCAATTGGTGACTGTGCAGTTGATGGAGGTTCTGATTGAAAGAAAGATGCAGGAGATGAGGGAGGTGCTACGAAAGGAAGCGTTATACTAGGTGCTTGAATTGAACTAGCAGCTGCAGCAGGATCAGCTCCATTGGTGGTTGGTTCTGGAACTAGGACAGCATGCCCAATGCGCTTTCGGGTTTTTTTATATCCaaaacacccaattttgcccaacCAGCTTCCCCATCTTTTCTTCTGCAAGCAAAAGAAGCTGACTTGAGTTTCAGTCATAGAAGACACTACAAGTATTCCCTTGATGCATTATAGTTAGTTGCatacaaaatgaaatttaattcagagcttaattttaatattgataGACCCCagattgaataagaagaaacaTACACAGTAGTTTTTACACCTTGAACATCCCTTCTTCCAGTGAATCACATAAAGGTCATACATGGCATGAATCAGGACAAAAGCTATCACTTCATTGAAAATTGATTCAGTAAGTAAAAGATTCAGACAAGTATGAGGCGTCAGATCCAATCTTCCACTTGGTTATTACTCCTGCCTAGTTAATTTTTGGTATTCATTAATCTGATTATCCAAGAGTGAGATTCAATAGCCAAAAAAACAAGGCAAAgcctattttgttattttcagcAAACTATGCATACAATGCTTATTGcttttcattaaattaattcaGTAAGTAAAAAACTCAGACTCCAAAGAGAAGACTtacataattaaacaaaaatatattcccATACTATTACTACTAACTCATCAAGAAAACGACTGATATCAACTAAAagcagaaagagagagaaaactgATGAGTTCGGACTTTACACGCTATGCTATTACCAAAGGCAAAGACTAAGCACAGGAAAATCCTAACAttgttcaattaatttttattttctctttttcacgaGCTTACTATCTTTTGAAAACGAAAAGTTTGCTACTTTATTTGCTCTTATTCAAGgggggaaaaaaaagaaaagaaaagaaaacgaaaAGATGTCTTCTTTTCGGAAAAGAGatgaatcaaattataaaataaactcGACCAAACAGTGCCCACGTTCAACACAGAATGATGGAATggaacacataaaaaaaaaaaaaaaaaaacaaggaaaagaacTCCAGAGAACCAAAAGGCTAAAAAGGTCTAAAGCATCAAAATGATCCAAacccagaagaaaaaaaatagtttttttgttaTACCTGGGTAGAAGGTTGAGAAACGCGGTTCTGGGCAGAGGCTATGGCAAAAGCAGCAGCGTTTATAGTATCCAAAGTGTTGTTATCAGCTCTGGCATCATTGGCATTAGTTCTTCGCATCATCTCTTTCAGCGATCAGAAAAATCTTAACCGAAAAATGGTGAGAGAGGAGCATAAAGGAGTGGGAAATGATTTGCAGAGGGGAGAATGAAATTGCGAGAGAGAATCAAATCTGAGTTTTTGTGTTGAGGGCAGCGTGAGTTGCGTTGCCGTGTATTTTGTGTCGTGTGTGAGTACAATACAATACAAGGCTGTTTTTGAGTTGAGGTCAAACACGGCAATGACTTGCTCCTCATGTGATTAACGAAGACCCGGTTTGGCTTGCTTTATATTTGTGCTTTAATGTAATGTAATTATCCATATCGTGCTACAGTGTCGGGCATTTACCCAACTACCCCTTCCAGCCTCTCCCCCTCTTTGTCCTGCACTAAGCTATCTTTTACTTAATTTCCAACAAATTGTACTTTCGCAGATTAACTATTCTTGTATTACTAGGGGAATTGAGAGTACTAGAAGGGATTAGTTTCTTATTATATgctaaatttaatatttgattgtGTCTAGAAGAAAATCATGTCTCTAAAAGATTCATacgaaaaaaatactttttttttacatgcaaatcactaaacaaaaaagagaaaataaattatgtaataattatGTTCAACAATTTTACACCCTCATATAATCAATTTATATGacaagtttgttaattttatagtaaatatctttaaaatcatTCCAATAGtgaattttaactaattaataatatatacccATTAAATATTAtcctaattttaatcaataaatagtTTAGGtgatgtaaaaatattattatgtgtAAGTAATCTTTTTGAAGAGaaagtttatgaaaaaaaaattgtctcattACAAGCTTAATTGATTCGACTGAGTGATATTATAAATCCTACGAGTAAAAATACGTCATTGGTCTCAAATGAGgtaaataaacattaattttaaatatttcgacagtatttattattaattacctCAACAttagatgaaaaaatattaaatattttaaatttttaaatattaagtatattatttttaatcaatattttttggataaattAATAGAAGAAAATGTGTAATATATATTCCATTGGATTTCAACtatatgtaaaaagaaaatattttatatttattaaaaaaaattagttaagtttattaaattgtattatttttaattaaaaataa belongs to Glycine soja cultivar W05 chromosome 5, ASM419377v2, whole genome shotgun sequence and includes:
- the LOC114413390 gene encoding uncharacterized protein LOC114413390 isoform X1, coding for MMRRTNANDARADNNTLDTINAAAFAIASAQNRVSQPSTQKKRWGSWLGKIGCFGYKKTRKRIGHAVLVPEPTTNGADPAAAASSIQAPSITLPFVAPPSSPASFFQSEPPSTAQSPIGKVSHTCVSASIYSPGGPASIFAIGPYAHETQLVSPPVFSASSTAPFTPPPESVHMTTPSSPEVPFAQLLDPNNKNSETFQRFQISHYDFQSYQFHPGSPVGQLISPRSAISVSGTSSPLPDSEFNATFAHILDFQRADPPKLLNLDNKLSSCENQKSNHGSGSLTPDAARSTTQSGFLSNHWVSEIKMSPHPSNNRLNEISINHRVSFELSAQKVLKSLENKPAASAWTNVLPKLKNDAPTTDKEEKSEESALDDKQVVSEAHNDQPLETTLGGDKATTVHEKDQSLTLSSAKEFNFDNADGGDSLAPNIVADWWANEKVAGKEREASKDWSFFPMIQPGVS
- the LOC114413390 gene encoding uncharacterized protein LOC114413390 isoform X2, producing MYDLYVIHWKKGCSRCKNYCKKRWGSWLGKIGCFGYKKTRKRIGHAVLVPEPTTNGADPAAAASSIQAPSITLPFVAPPSSPASFFQSEPPSTAQSPIGKVSHTCVSASIYSPGGPASIFAIGPYAHETQLVSPPVFSASSTAPFTPPPESVHMTTPSSPEVPFAQLLDPNNKNSETFQRFQISHYDFQSYQFHPGSPVGQLISPRSAISVSGTSSPLPDSEFNATFAHILDFQRADPPKLLNLDNKLSSCENQKSNHGSGSLTPDAARSTTQSGFLSNHWVSEIKMSPHPSNNRLNEISINHRVSFELSAQKVLKSLENKPAASAWTNVLPKLKNDAPTTDKEEKSEESALDDKQVVSEAHNDQPLETTLGGDKATTVHEKDQSLTLSSAKEFNFDNADGGDSLAPNIVADWWANEKVAGKEREASKDWSFFPMIQPGVS